One Glycine max cultivar Williams 82 chromosome 4, Glycine_max_v4.0, whole genome shotgun sequence DNA segment encodes these proteins:
- the LOC548088 gene encoding ornithine decarboxylase, translated as MQHVVGGWWLMVSICIYTFINRVQIKNPLQLAKMPSLVAEAFQANGAEPLNLKPIFCASGIKGKRVTALSAEKNGLTDFIQRIIADKPDIDTPFSVLDLGVVMGLMDQWACKLPTVQPFYAVKCNPNLSLIGALAALGSSFDCASKAEIESVLSLGVSPDRIIYANPCKSESHIRYAASVGVNVTTYDSIDEVEKIRKCHPTCELLLRIKPPQDSGARTSLGLKYGALPEEVDELLQAAHEAGLKVTGVSFHIGSGGADTRAYHGAISAAKNVFESASRLGLPRMGVLDIGGGFTSGPSFEAAALKINAAIEGSFGKEEGLVVIGEPGRYFAETAFTLATRVIGKRVRGDVREYWIDDGIYGTLNNIVFDYATVTCMPLACTSKPENPTCCRDLNLKTYPSTVFGPTCDSIDTVLRDYQLPELQVNDWLVFPNMGAYTTSSGTNFNGFSSSAKSIFLACSSPEHTMF; from the coding sequence ATGCAACACGTGGTAGGTGGCTGGTGGCTTATGGTGAGTATCTGTATATATACGTTCATCAACCGCGTCCAAATCAAAAATCCCCTCCAGTTAGCAAAAATGCCTTCACTAGTTGCTGAAGCATTCCAAGCCAATGGCGCAGAACCCTTGAACCTGAAGCCCATTTTCTGTGCCTCAGGCATCAAGGGCAAGCGAGTGACTGCGTTGTCAGCAGAAAAAAATGGCCTCACTGATTTCATTCAAAGAATCATTGCTGACAAACCAGACATCGACACACCATTCAGCGTCCTCGATTTGGGGGTCGTCATGGGCCTGATGGACCAATGGGCCTGCAAGCTCCCCACGGTCCAGCCCTTCTACGCCGTCAAGTGCAACCCAAACCTCTCCCTCATCGGTGCGCTCGCTGCGCTCGGCTCCAGCTTCGACTGCGCCAGCAAAGCCGAGATCGAATCCGTTCTCTCCCTCGGAGTCTCACCCGACAGAATCATCTATGCAAACCCATGCAAATCCGAGTCACACATCAGATACGCCGCCTCCGTAGGCGTCAACGTCACAACCTACGACTCCATAGACGAGGTCGAGAAAATCCGAAAATGCCACCCCACGTGCGAGTTGCTCCTCCGCATTAAACCCCCGCAAGACAGCGGAGCGCGAACCAGCTTGGGCCTCAAATACGGCGCGCTTCCCGAGGAAGTCGATGAGCTTCTCCAAGCTGCTCACGAGGCGGGGCTCAAGGTGACCGGCGTGTCCTTCCACATTGGTAGCGGCGGAGCCGACACGCGAGCCTACCACGGAGCCATATCCGCCGCTAAAAACGTCTTCGAATCGGCTTCTCGGCTCGGCTTGCCCAGAATGGGCGTCCTCGACATCGGCGGCGGCTTCACCTCTGGGCCGTCGTTCGAAGCCGCGGCTTTGAAAATAAACGCCGCGATTGAAGGCAGCTTCGGGAAGGAGGAGGGGCTGGTGGTGATTGGCGAGCCGGGTCGTTATTTCGCGGAAACGGCTTTCACGTTGGCGACGAGAGTTATTGGAAAGCGCGTCAGGGGGGACGTGAGGGAGTATTGGATTGACGATGGGATTTACGGAACTCTTAATAACATCGTGTTTGATTACGCTACCGTCACGTGCATGCCACTCGCGTGCACCTCGAAACCGGAGAATCCTACATGCTGCAGGGATTTGAATTTGAAGACTTACCCTAGCACCGTGTTTGGACCCACATGCGATTCTATTGATACGGTTCTGAGGGATTACCAGCTCCCGGAACTGCAAGTGAACGATTGGCTTGTGTTCCCGAACATGGGTGCCTATACGACGTCGTCCGGGACTAACTTCAATGGGTTTAGCTCCTCAGCCAAGTCCATATTCCTTGCATGTTCGAGCCCGGAACACACCATGTTCTAA
- the LOC100306554 gene encoding plastocyanin, with protein sequence MATVTSAAVAIPSFTGLKASAGKVSAAVKVSAPQATRLGIKASLKDVGVAVVATAASAVLASNAMAIEVLLGGDDGSLAFVPNNFSVASGEKIVFKNNAGFPHNVVFDEDEIPSGVDAGKISMSDEDLLNAPGETYSVTLDAKGTYSFFCSPHQGAGMVGKVTVN encoded by the coding sequence ATGGCCACCGTCACTTCTGCAGCCGTTGCTATTCCCTCATTCACTGGCCTCAAGGCAAGCGCAGGCAAAGTGAGTGCCGCAGTTAAAGTCTCAGCTCCCCAAGCCACAAGGTTGGGCATCAAGGCTTCGCTGAAAGACGTTGGAGTCGCTGTTGTGGCCACTGCCGCGAGTGCAGTGCTGGCTAGCAACGCCATGGCCATTGAAGTGTTGCTGGGTGGTGATGACGGGTCTCTGGCTTTCGTTCCCAACAATTTCTCCGTGGCCTCTGGGGAGAAGATCGTGTTCAAGAACAACGCAGGTTTCCCCCACAACGTTGTGTTCGACGAGGACGAGATTCCTAGCGGCGTGGATGCAGGGAAAATCTCCATGAGCGATGAAGACCTTCTCAATGCGCCTGGTGAGACTTACAGCGTTACTTTGGATGCTAAGGGAACCTACAGTTTCTTCTGTTCGCCTCACCAAGGAGCTGGTATGGTGGGAAAAGTCactgttaattaa
- the LOC100795859 gene encoding phospholipase D delta, with translation MPHNPHTVVYLHGTLDLVIEEARFLPNMDMLSERVRRFFSALNTCSASISGKRKQQQARHRHRKIITSDPYVTVCLAGATVARTRVISNSQDPTWNEHFKIPLAHPASQVEFYVKDNDMFGADLIGVATVSAERILSGEAISDWFPIIGTFGKPPKPDCAVRLAMKFTRCEDSPMYRAGTESDPDRFVVRESYFPVRRGGSVTLYQDAHVPDSMLPEVELEDGVVFEHGKCWEDICHAILEAHHLVYIVGWSIYHKVKLVREPTKPLPSGGNLSLGELLKYKSQEGLRVLLLVWDDKTSHSKFFINTSGVMQTHDEETRKFFKHSSVRCLLSPRYASSKLSIFRQQVVGTLFTHHQKCVIVDTQAHGNNRKITAFIGGLDLCDGRYDTPEHRILRDIDTVYQDDYHNPTFCAGTKGPRQPWHDLHCKIEGPAAYDILTNFEQRWRKATRWSELGRKLKRVSHWNDDSLIKLERISWILSPSESTPIDDPELWVSKEDDPENWHVQVFRSIDSGSLKGFPKDVVVAETQNLVCAKNLVIDKSIQTAYIHAIRSAQHFIYIENQYFIGSSFAWPAYKEAGADNLIPVELALKIVSKIRSKERFAVYIVIPMWPEGSPSSTSVQEILFWQGQTMKMMYEIIARELKSMQLDSHPQDYLNFYCLGNREQLTTEVSSSSSSPSDNGETVSASQKFRRFMIYVHAKGMIVDDEYVILGSANINQRSLAGSRDTEIAMGAYQPHHTWSQKKGHPHGQVYGYRMSLWAEHTGTIEACFKEPECLECVKSVNKIAEDNWKKYTADDYSPLQGHLMKYPVSVNANGKVKSLPGFESFPDVGGKVLGSRSTLPDALTT, from the exons ATGCCTCACAATCCGCACACCGTGGTCTACCTCCACGGCACCCTCGATTTGGTAATCGAGGAGGCTCGCTTCCTTCCGAACATGGACATGCTCTCCGAGCGCGTGCGGAGGTTCTTCTCCGCTCTCAACACCTGCAGCGCCTCCATCTCCGGGAAACGGAAGCAGCAACAAGCGCGCCACCGCCACCGCAAAATCATCACCAGCGATCCTTACGTCACCGTGTGCCTCGCCGGGGCCACCGTGGCGCGCACCCGCGTGATCTCGAACTCGCAGGACCCGACGTGGAACGAGCACTTCAAGATCCCGCTCGCGCACCCGGCCTCGCAGGTCGAGTTCTACGTCAAGGACAACGACATGTTCGGCGCCGACCTGATTGGAGTCGCCACCGTCTCCGCCGAGAGGATCCTCTCCGGCGAAGCCATCAGCGACTGGTTCCCGATCATAGGCACGTTCGGGAAGCCGCCGAAGCCTGACTGCGCGGTGCGGCTGGCGATGAAATTCACGAGGTGCGAGGACAGTCCTATGTACCGGGCCGGCACCGAATCGGATCCGGACCGGTTCGTTGTTCGGGAATCGTATTTTCCGGTTCGGCGCGGAGGTTCGGTGACGCTGTATCAGGACGCGCACGTGCCTGATTCGATGTTGCCGGAGGTTGAGTTAGAGGACGGGGTTGTGTTTGAGCACGGGAAGTGCTGGGAAGATATATGCCACGCGATATTGGAAGCGCATCATTTGGTTTACATTGTGGGTTGGTCCATCTACCACAAGGTGAAGTTGGTGAGAGAGCCTACAAAACCCTTACCTAGCGGTGGTAACTTGAGTCTCGGGGAGTTGCTCAAGTACAAGTCGCAAGAAGGTTTGCGAGTTTTACTATTGGTTTGGGATGATAAGACTTCGCACAGCAAGTTTTTCATTAACACG AGTGGAGTAATGCAAACACATGATGAAGAAACTCGAAAGTTTTTCAAGCATTCTTCAGTTAGATGTTTGCTGTCACCAAGATATGCCAGCAGTAAGCTTAGCATTTTCAGGCAGCAG GTTGTTGGCACTCTCTTTACACATCATCAGAAATGTGTGATTGTGGATACTCAAGCACACGGCAATAATCGGAAGATAACTGCATTTATAGGTGGTCTAGATCTTTGTGATGGCCGGTATGATACACCCGAGCATAGAATTTTACGTGATATCGACACTGTTTATCAGGACGATTATCATAATCCCACATTTTGT GCGGGAACCAAGGGTCCAAGGCAACCATGGCATGATTTACATTGCAAAATTGAAGGCCCAGCTGCATATGATATACTCACTAATTTTGAGCAGCGCTGGAGAAAAGCCACCAGATGGTCTGAGCTGGGTCGAAAACTCAAGAGAGTATCTCACTGGAACGATGATTCTTTGATCAAGTTAGAACGCATCTCTTGGATTCTTAGTCCTTCGGAATCAACTCCAATTGATGATCCTGAACTATGGGTTTCAAAGGAAGACGATCCTGAAAATTGGCATGTTCAG GTTTTTCGATCCATAGATTCTGGTTCTTTGAAGGGATTTCCTAAGGATGTAGTAGTTGCCGAGACTCAG AACCTTGTTTGTGCAAAAAATTTGGTCATAGACAAGAGTATTCAAACAGCATATATACATGCGATCAGATCTGCtcaacattttatttatatcgagaatcaatattttattggaTCATCCTTTGCTTGGCCAGCTTACAAAGAAGCAG GTGCTGATAACCTAATTCCTGTGGAGTTGGCACTGAAGATAGTCAGTAAGATAAGATCCAAGGAGAGATTTGCAGTTTATATTGTCATCCCAATGTGGCCTGAAGGTTCCCCTTCTTCTACTTCAGTGCAAGAGATACTCTTTTGGCAG GGACAAACAATGAAAATGATGTATGAAATCATTGCTCGGGAGTTAAAATCTATGCAGCTTGATAGTCATCCACAAGATTACCTCAATTTTTACTGTCTTGGGAACCGAGAGCAGTTGACAACTGAAGTTTCGAGTTCAAGTAGTTCACCTTCAGATAATGGCGAAACG GTTTCAGCCTCACAAAAGTTCCGACGGTTTATGATTTATGTACATGCCAAAGGAATGATTGTGGATGATGAATATGTAATTCTTGGGTCTGCCAATATAAATCAACGATCTTTGGCTGGATCCAGAGATACTGAGATAGCAATGGGTGCATATCAACCCCATCATACATGGAGTCAAAAAAAGGGACATCCACATGGTCAG GTATATGGGTATAGAATGTCTTTGTGGGCAGAACACACGGGGACCATAGAAGCTTGCTTCAAGGAGCCTGAATGTTTGGAGTGTGTGAAAAGTGTGAACAAGATTGCTGAAGACAACTGGAAGAAGTACACAGCTGATGATTATAGTCCATTGCAAGGGCACCTAATGAAGTATCCTGTGTCTGTAAATGCCAATGGGAAGGTAAAGTCCTTACCTGGATTTGAGTCTTTCCCAGATGTCGGTGGCAAGGTGCTTGGCTCCCGGTCTACCCTTCCTGATGCTCTAACTACGTAA